The following is a genomic window from Hyphomicrobiales bacterium.
CCTCCGCCGCGATTCTCATCTTCGTCGACTGCATGAAGGAACTGCCAGCGACCCTTTTGCTGCGGCCGCTTGACTTTGAGACGCTTGCTACCCAGCTCTACGCGGAGGCCTCGCGCGGGACCTATGAGGATGGGGCGATAGCCGCCCTGCTCATTGTGCTGGTCGGCTTCCTCCCGGTGGTCTGGCTGGCGCGACTCAGCCGCCATGGCTGGGTGCGGCCTGACCGTGCGACGTCTAGCCGTGCCGAAGATTTTAATGGGGACTTGTCCGCCGGGCGCCAACCTGGCTTTTGACTTCCTGGCTGTTTTGAGTAGCTTGCAGCCCGCAGCAGCGGGAGAGACTCGGCTTTCGGGCCGAGCGCCGAAGGAGCAACCGCCCCGGAATCTCTCAGGCAAAAGGACCGCTGCCGCGCGACGACATCTGGAAAGAGAGGCCCGGAGCATTTCGCTTCGTGCATCCGCCGACGGGATAACGCTCTCAGGCAAAGAAACAGATGGGGCACCACGGAGGCCGCGAGGCCGAAGGAGGTCAGCCATGTCCGGAGAGACCCCAGAGGTCGCCGGTTCATGATCGGCTTCCCGAGGCGCGAGGTTCATCCGGGTCCACCAGTCTGAGCCGCCTGATCCTGCGCCCGAGGTGTTATTGATGACCGATCCCGAACTTCTCCTCAGCCGGACAGGTTCCGGCTTTGCCCGCCGTCATATCGGTCCGTCCGCGGCCGATATCGCCTCGATGCTGCAAGCCGTCGGCGGCGGCAGCCTCGGAGGCCTTATCAATGAGACGCTTCCGCGTAGCATCCGGCAGGAAAAGCCGCTTGATTTCGGGCGGGGCCTCACCGAGCGCGAGGCGCTTGCCGAGCTCGGCCGTGTCGCGGCGCAGAACGAGGTCTTCACCTCGCTGATCGGACAGGGTTACTACGGCACGCTGCTGCCGGCCGTCATCCAGCGCAACATCCTTGAGAACCCGGCCTGGTATACGGCCTATACGCCCTACCAGCCGGAGATCAGCCAGGGCCGGCTCGAGGCGCTGGTCAATTTCCAGACCATGATCGCCGACCTGACGGGCCTCGACGTAGCCAATGCCTCGCTGCTCGACGAGGGCACGGCCGCTGCCGAGGCGATGGCCATGGCCAAGCGCGTGGCGAAATCGAAGGCCAATGCCTTCTTCGTCGATGCGGGATGCCATCCGCAGACCGTCGCCGTCATCCGCACCCGCGCGGAGCCGCTCGGCTGGGAGGTCATCGTCGGTGATCCCGAAAAGGATCTCGATCCTGCCGCCGTCTTCGGCGCCATCTTCCAGTATCCGGGCACCGACGGCCATGTGCGCGATCTTCGCCAGACGATCGCCGCGGTCAAGGGCGCCGGCGGCCTCGCCGTGGTGGCGGCCGACCTGCTCGCTTTGACCCTTCTTGCCTCTCCTGGTGATTTGGGCGCTGATCTGGCGATCGGCACCAGCCAGCGCTTCGGCGTGCCGATGGGCTTCGGCGGGCCGCATGCCGCCTTTATGGCGACTCGCGACGCCTACAAGCGCTCACTGCCCGGCCGCCTCGTGGGCGTATCCGTGGATGCGCGCGGCGCGCCGGCCTATCGTCTGGCGTTGCAGACCCGCGAGCAGCATATCCGCCGCGAGAAGGCGACCTCCAATATCTGCACGGCGCAGGTGCTGCTCGCCGTCATCGCCTCGATGTATGCCGTCTATCACGGCCCGGAGGGGCTGAAGGCGATCGCCGAAGGCGTGCATGCCAAGACGGCCCGTCTCGCGGCCGGCCTTTCGCAGATCGGCCATGCGGTCGAGCAGGGCGCTTTCTTCGATACGCTCACCGTCAGGGCCGGCAGCCGGCGGGACGAGATCATCGCCCGCGCCCGCGAGGCCCGCATCAATCTGCGCGTCTATCCTGGCGACGCGGGACGCATCGGCATCAGCCTTGACGAGACCTCGACCGAGGCGACCGTCGAGGCGGTGTGGGCGGCCTTTGGCGGCAACATGAGCTACGGCAGCGTGCTCTCCGAGGCCAAGCTGCCGCAGGCCCTGCTACGCCAGTCGCCTTACCTCACCCATCCCGTCTTCCATCGTTATCGCTCCGAGACGGAGCTTCTGCGCTACATGCGCAAGCTCTCCGACAGGGATCTCGCGCTCGACCGTGCCATGATCCCGCTCGGGTCCTGCACGATGAAGCTGAATGCCACGGCGGAGATGATCCCGATCACTTGGCCGGGTTTTTCCTCGCTCCATCCCTTCGTGCCCGCGGAGCAGGCGAAAGGGTATGCCGCGATGATCCGCGACCTCGAGGCCAAGCTCGCCGAGGTCACGGGCTATGATGCCGTTTCCCTGCAGCCGAATTCCGGCGCGAACGGCGAATATGCGGGGCTCCTCGCCATCCGCGCCTACCACCAGAGCCGGGGCGAGGGACACCGCCGCGTCTGCCTCATCCCGTCCTCCGCCCATGGCACCAACCCGGCCTCGGCGCAGATGGTCGGCATGGAGGTGGTGGTCGTCGCCTGTGACGTCTCCGGCAACGTGGATCTCGCCGATCTCACGGCCAAGGCCGAGGCGCATCGCGACGACCTCGCGGCGATCATGATCACCTATCCCTCGACGCACGGCGTGTTCGAGGAGCACATCCGCGACATCTGCGACGTGGTGCATGCCAACGGCGGGCAAGTCTATCTCGACGGCGCCAATCTCAACGCGCAGGTGGGGCTGTCCCAGCCGGGCAAGTACGGCGCCGATGTCAGCCACCTCAACCTGCACAAGACCTTCTGCATCCCACATGGCGGTGGTGGTCCCGGCGTCGGCCCCATCGGCGTGAAGGCGCATCTGGCCCCGTTCCTGCCGGGGCATCCGGAGCGCGCCGATCTCGGCGGGGTCGTCGGCCCGGTCTCGGCAGCGCCTTTCGGCTCGGCATCGATCCTGCCGATCTCCTGGACCTATATGCTGATGATGGGCGGAGAAGGGCTCGAACTCGCGACCTCGGTCGCGATCCTCAATGCCAACTACATCGCCGCGCGTCTCGGTGAGTATTATCCGGTGCTTTATTCGGGCAACAACGGCCGGGTCGCGCATGAGTGCATCCTCGACCTGCGTCCGCTCAAGGAGACATCGGGCGTTACCGTCGATGACGTCGCCAAGCGCCTGATCGACTTCGGCTTCCACGCACCGACCATGAGCTTCCCCGTACCGGGTACGCTGATGATCGAGCCGACGGAATCGGAATCGAAACACGAGCTAGACCGGTTCATCGATGCGATGATCGCCATTCGCGGCGAGATTCGCGCGGTGGAAGAGGGCCGTTGGCCGGTGGCGGAGAGCCCGCTGCGCCATGCGCCGCATACGGTGCAGGACCTCGCCGACGACAACTGGAACCGTCCCTACAGCCGGGCGGAAGGCGTGTTCCCGATGGGCGCGCAGCGCCAGGACAAATACTGGTCGCCGGTCAACCGTGTCGACAACGCCTATGGCGACCGCAACCTCGTCTGCTCCTGCCCTCCGATGGAGGACTACCAGCAGGCGGCGGAATAGAGCCACGATGGATCATCCCGGGGCGCGCGAAAAGCGCGGCCCGGAAGCCATCATCGCTATCAATGTTTCATGAACAATGATGGCAGTCATGGATCCCCTTCCCGGGCTGCCCCCCCACAAAATCCCCACACCACCCCCCCCCCCCGCCCCCCCCCCCCCCCCCGGCCCCCCCCCCCCCCCGGGAAGGGGATCCAGAAACTTCACAACCTTGTCGATCGCCGACAGGAGTCTTGGTTCCCGGGACGGGCCTTGAGGCTGTCCCGGGATAAGAGGCAGGATGCCCTCACCCCATGGTGGGGATGGAGAATTCCGCGCCTTCCTTGACGCCGGACGGCCAGCGCGAGGTGACCGTCTTGGTCTTGGTGTAGAAACGCACCGAATCCGGGCCGTGCTGGTTGAGATCGCCGAAGCCCGAGCGTTTCCAGCCGCCGAAGGTGTAATAGGCGATCGGCACCGGGATCGGCACGTTGATGCCGACCATGCCGACATTGACCTTGGCCGCGAAATCCCGGGCCGCGTCGCCGTCACGGGTGAAAATGGCGACGCCATTGCCGTATTCATGGTCGGACGGCAGGCGCAGCGCCTCGGCATAGTCCTTGGCGCGCACCACCGAGAGCACGGGGCCGAAGATTTCTTCCTTGTAGATGCGCATGTCCTCGGTCACGTCGTCGAACAGGCAACCGCCCATGTAGAAGCCGTTCTCGTAGCCCTGCATCTTGAAGCCACGGCCATCGACGGCGAGCGTCGCGCCTTCCTTGATGCCGATCTCGACGTAGTTCTTGACGCGCTCCAGGGCCTCGCGGGTGACGAGCGGGCCGTAGTCGGCGGAGAGGTCAGTGGACGGGCCGATCTTCAGCGCCTCGACGCGCGGGATCAGCTTTTCCATCAGCCGGTCGGCGGTCGCTTTGCCGACGGGGACGGCCACCGAGATCGCCATGCAGCGCTCGCCGGCCGAGCCATAGCCGGCGCCGATCAGCGCATCGACCGTCTGGTCCATGTCGGCGTCGGGCATGATGATGGCGTGGTTCTTGGCGCCGCCGAAGCACTGGGCACGCTTGCCGGTGGCGGCGGCGCGCTGGTAGATGTATTCGGCGATCGAGGACGAGCCGACGAAGCCGACGGCCTTGACATCGGGATCGTCGAGGATGGCGTCGACCGCCTCCTTGTCGCCGTTCACCACATTGAGGATGCCCGCCGGCAGGCCGGCCTCGATCATCAGTTCGGCGAGGCGCATCGGGACGCCCGGAACGCGCTCTGACGGTTTCAGGATGAAGGCGTTGCCGCAGGCGATGGCCGGGGCGAATTTCCACATCGGGATCATCGCCGGGAAGTTGAAGGGCGTGATGCCCGCCACCACGCCGAGCGGCTGGCGTAGGGAATAGATGTCGATCGAAGGCCCGGCCCCCTCGGTATATTCGCCCTTCATCAGATGCGGGATGCCGCAGGCGAATTCCACCACTTCCAGGCCGCGCTGGATGTCGCCCTTGGCGTCGGGAATGGTCTTGCCGTGCTCGCGCGCCAGAAGTTCAGCGAGGCTGTCGTATTCGGCCTGCGCGAGTTCCAGGAACTTCATCATGACGCGGGCGCGGCGCTGCGGATTGGTCGCTCCCCAGGCCGGCTGGGCGGCCTTCGCGTTCTCGACAGCCGCGCGCAGTTCCGCCTTGGAGGCGAGCGCGACCTTGGCTTGCACCTCGCCGGTCATCGGCTCGTAGACGTCGGCGGTCCGCCCCGACGTGCCGGCGACGTTCTTGCCGCCGATGAAATGTCCGATCATGCGCATAGGTTTTCCTCCCGATCATTCGTCTGGATCTGTCCGGCAGAACGGCGATGGCGCGACAGTCTGCCATCCATCGTACGTGGGAGCTTGCTCTCTCCAGTCATGCACAGCAATGGCGAATATTCCGCATTCAAATTGCAGAATTTGGCGTAAGGTGGGATTCCCCTCACCCTGCCCCTCTCCCTCAGGGAGAGGGACGCCAGCCAGCCATTAAGCGGAGAGCATCGTAGGGCGCGGGTCACCTCTCCCGGGTGGGGAGAGGTCGGCTCGAAGAGCCGGGTGAGGGGGTGGGCATGTGTGACACCTTCAGGAGACAGGTGATTGGATTGGGACCATGCCCGTGTCTTTCTCGCCGTCGCCCGGTCGGGCCAGATACTGGGCGCCGCGCGGCGGCTCGGGCTTGACCACGCCACTGTCAGCCGGCGGCTGGCGGCGCTCGAGGCCTCGCTGAAGACCAAGCTGGTGGAGCGCAGCACCCTCGGCTGCGTGCTGACCCCGGCCGGCGAGCATTTCCTCACTGTCGCCGAGCGCGTCGAGCATGAGATGGCGGATGTGCAGGCCGCGCTCGCCAATGCGGATCTCGCGCTGGCGGGCGCTGTGCGCGTCGGCGCTCCGGATGGCTTCGGCACCTATTTTCTCGCCGAGCGCTTCGGCCCCTTCATCGCGCGCCATCCTGACCTTGTCATCCAGCTGGTGCCGCTGCCGCGCACCTTCTCCCTGTCGAAGCGCGAGGCGGATATCGCCGTTACCCTCGAGCGCCCGGAGAAAGGCCGCCTCGTCTCACGCAGCCTCACCGACTACGGCCTCAGCGTCTATGCGGCGCGCAGCTATCTGGACAATGCCCCACCGCTTGCGACACGGGAGGATTTGGTCGCTCATACGCTGATCACCTATGTCGACGACCTCATGTTCAGCCGGGCCCTGGATTATTCCGCCGATCTCGCCGCCGCGACCTCACGACGCTTCGAATGCGCCAGCGTCACTGGGCAGATGGAAGCCGTCCGTGCGGGTGTGGGCATCGGGGTGCTCCATGACTATGCGGCCCGTCGCTACCCCGAACTGGTGCGCGTCCTGCCGGATGTCAGCTTCTCCCGCAGTTACTGGCTCGTGATGCATGCCGAGGGCCAGAAGCTGCGCCGGGTCGCCGCCGTGGCGGACTTTATCGCGGCGGAGGTCAAGGCGAACCGGAGGCTGTTCGCTTAATTCCCGTCCGCTCCGCGCGCACATGCTCATAGGCCTCGAGCGCGCGCCTGCGTGCGGCGTCGTGGTCGACGATGGGGCGCGGATAACTCTGGCCAAGAACGACGCCTGCCTTCTCCAGCACCGCCGCCGGCGCCGCCCAGGGCTTGTGCAACCATTGATCGGGGACGCCGGCGAGTTCCGGCACCCACTGCCGGACATAGGCCCCGCAGCCGTCGAAACGTTCGCCCTGAAGCGTCGGGTTGAACACGCGCACATAGGGTGCCGCGTCGGCGCCGCAACCAGCCACCCATTGCCAGTTGGCGGGATTGGACGCGGGATCCGCATCCACGAGGGTATCCCAAAGCCATTCTTCGCCGTGCCGCCAATCGATACCGAGATGCTTGATGAGGAACGACGCCACCACCATCCGCACCCGGTTGTGGATGGTGCCCTCATGCCAAAGCTGGCGCATGCCGGCGTCGACGAGGGGATAGCCGGTCTGTCCGCGCCGCCATGCCGCCTCGCCCTTGGCATCGCGCCGCCATGGCATCGCGCTGAACGCGGCATCGAGAGGCCGGCTCGCGATATCCGGCTGGTGAAAAGCAAGACTGGCGCAGAATTCCCGCCATATCAGCTCCGAGAGGAATTTCTCGACATCGTGCCCCGGCACTGCGCCGGCTTCCCGTGCGTGGGCCGCCGCGTGCCAGATCTGGAAGGGGCTTATCTCGCCGGATCTGAGATGAGGCGATAATCCGGAGACATGACTCCTGGCCGGAAAATCCCGTCCTTCCGCATAGCCCCTGAGGCCTTCATCAATGAAGTCGCTGAGACGTGCGATCGCTCCCGTCTCGCCGGGAGACCAGGCGTCGCGCAGCCCTGCGGCCCAGTCCGGCTCCACATTGGGCTGATGTCCGGGAAGAAGGCCCCAGTCTTCCAGCCGGTCGGAGGCGATCTCACAGGGCCCATGCGGCAGGGCGGGTGGAGCCGGTTGCGGAGCCCTCGGCGGCCCCATGGCACGAAGGGCTTTCGCGAAGGGCGTGTAGACCTTGAAGGGCGAGCCGGACTTGCTCTTGAGCGCGAAGGGCTCCGCAAGAAGATTGGCCTGCAGGCTGCTGGCCTCGATGCCGGATGCCTTGAGCGCGGCCTTGATGGCGGTGTCGACGGCCACCGCAGCCGGCTCATAGCGCCTGTTCCAGAAAACGGATGCCACTCCCGCCTTCGTACAGAGGTCGGTCAGAACGTCGCGCGCCGGTCCACGTCGCAGGATGAGGCGGCCTCCCTTGTCGGCGACGACCGCAGAGAGGGCAGCGAGGCTCTGGTGAAGCCACCAGCGAGCGGCGCCGCCAGGCAGGCGCGGTCCGTCCGAGCCCTCCTCCAGAATATAGAGCGCGATGAGGGGCGCGCCCGTGTCGAGCGCCTTGCGCAAGGCCGGATTGTCCGCGAGGCGCAGATCGTTGCGGAACCAGAAAAGGGCAGGGGGCTTTTTGCTGGATAACATGCGGCAATCAATACGCGTCTTCCGGCCGGCGGCAATGCGCGGCCGGAAAAGCGGGGGACACCCCTAGGCAACAGTCGAAATCGGCTTTTGTTTCAATGACGTGAGCGTGAAGGTTGAATCACTTTGGGGCCGAGCCGTAGGCGCGGAATCAGAATCTGAGGATTCGACGCCAACCAACTCCAGCGATTCTTCAATCGGCCACCGTTGAATCAAAATCTGAAGTTGGCGGGCTGTGGCCGTCCCCTCCGCGTCGATGGTCGTTGTCAGCGAGATATTTTAAGTATAAAATAATTGGCGTCGCAGCTTGAACGCGGGGCATCAGCCATGAAGATCACGGTAGTGGGGGGCGGGCCGGGCGGCCTGTACAGTGCGCTTCTGACCAAGAAGGCACGGCCGGATTGGACCATCGAGGTCTTCGAGCAGAACCGCGCGGATGACACGTTCGGCTTCGGCGTGGTGTTCTCGGACGACACGCTGGAGGAATTCCTCTCGCGCGATCCGCAATCCTATGAGCGGATCCGGGACCATTTCGCCTATTGGGACGACGTCGCCATCCACTACAAGGGGAACGAGATCCGCTGCGCCGGCAACGGATTCTGCGGCATCTCGCGGCAGGAACTGCTCTCCCTTCTGCAGCAGCGCTGCCGCGAGGAGGGCATCGCGCTCACCTTCTCCGAGCGCATTGATCCGGCCGATCTCGAGACGCGGTTCGCCTCATCCGACATCATCATCGCGGCCGATGGCATCAATTCACCGATCCGCGAGCATTTCCGCGATTCCTTCCAGCCGAGCACCACCCTGAAGTCCAACCGCTTCTGCTGGATGGGCTCGACGCGTCCCATGGACGAGTTCAACTATTTCTTCCGGGAGACCGAACACGGCGTCATCTGCGCCCATACCTACCAGTATGAGGCGGGCCGCTCGACCTGGGTGTTCGAGATGGACGAGGCGTGCTGGCAGGGGCACGGCTTCTCGGAATTCGACGAGGAAGGCTCCAGGCTGAAGCTCGAGGCCATCTACGCCGAGGAGCTTCAGGGCCATTCTCTGCTGCTCAACCGCTCGAACTGGCGGCGCTTCCCGCGCATCTTCTGCGAGAACTGGTGGCACGATAACATCGTCATCCTCGGTGATGCCAAGGCCTCGGCCCATTTCTCCATCGGCTCCGGCACCAAGCTCGCCATGGAATGCGCCATCGGCCTGTCGGATGCTATTCTCGCCAATGCAGAGGAGAGCGTGGAAAAGGCTTTCAAGGCCTACGACGCTGCGCGGCGCACGCCCTGCCAGATCGTGCAGCACAATGCCG
Proteins encoded in this region:
- a CDS encoding hypothetical protein (Evidence 5 : Unknown function), with amino-acid sequence MPKPSGAPTRTAPASARSALASAACTSAISCSTRSATVRKCSPAGVSTQPRVLRSTSLVFSEASSAASRRLTVAWSSPSRRAAPSIWPDRATARKTRAWSQSNHLSPEGVTHAHPLTRLFEPTSPHPGEVTRALRCSPLNGWLASLSLRERGRVRGIPPYAKFCNLNAEYSPLLCMTGESKLPRTMDGRLSRHRRSAGQIQTNDREENLCA
- the gcvP gene encoding glycine decarboxylase; this translates as MTDPELLLSRTGSGFARRHIGPSAADIASMLQAVGGGSLGGLINETLPRSIRQEKPLDFGRGLTEREALAELGRVAAQNEVFTSLIGQGYYGTLLPAVIQRNILENPAWYTAYTPYQPEISQGRLEALVNFQTMIADLTGLDVANASLLDEGTAAAEAMAMAKRVAKSKANAFFVDAGCHPQTVAVIRTRAEPLGWEVIVGDPEKDLDPAAVFGAIFQYPGTDGHVRDLRQTIAAVKGAGGLAVVAADLLALTLLASPGDLGADLAIGTSQRFGVPMGFGGPHAAFMATRDAYKRSLPGRLVGVSVDARGAPAYRLALQTREQHIRREKATSNICTAQVLLAVIASMYAVYHGPEGLKAIAEGVHAKTARLAAGLSQIGHAVEQGAFFDTLTVRAGSRRDEIIARAREARINLRVYPGDAGRIGISLDETSTEATVEAVWAAFGGNMSYGSVLSEAKLPQALLRQSPYLTHPVFHRYRSETELLRYMRKLSDRDLALDRAMIPLGSCTMKLNATAEMIPITWPGFSSLHPFVPAEQAKGYAAMIRDLEAKLAEVTGYDAVSLQPNSGANGEYAGLLAIRAYHQSRGEGHRRVCLIPSSAHGTNPASAQMVGMEVVVVACDVSGNVDLADLTAKAEAHRDDLAAIMITYPSTHGVFEEHIRDICDVVHANGGQVYLDGANLNAQVGLSQPGKYGADVSHLNLHKTFCIPHGGGGPGVGPIGVKAHLAPFLPGHPERADLGGVVGPVSAAPFGSASILPISWTYMLMMGGEGLELATSVAILNANYIAARLGEYYPVLYSGNNGRVAHECILDLRPLKETSGVTVDDVAKRLIDFGFHAPTMSFPVPGTLMIEPTESESKHELDRFIDAMIAIRGEIRAVEEGRWPVAESPLRHAPHTVQDLADDNWNRPYSRAEGVFPMGAQRQDKYWSPVNRVDNAYGDRNLVCSCPPMEDYQQAAE
- the phrA gene encoding Deoxyribodipyrimidine photo-lyase; its protein translation is MLSSKKPPALFWFRNDLRLADNPALRKALDTGAPLIALYILEEGSDGPRLPGGAARWWLHQSLAALSAVVADKGGRLILRRGPARDVLTDLCTKAGVASVFWNRRYEPAAVAVDTAIKAALKASGIEASSLQANLLAEPFALKSKSGSPFKVYTPFAKALRAMGPPRAPQPAPPALPHGPCEIASDRLEDWGLLPGHQPNVEPDWAAGLRDAWSPGETGAIARLSDFIDEGLRGYAEGRDFPARSHVSGLSPHLRSGEISPFQIWHAAAHAREAGAVPGHDVEKFLSELIWREFCASLAFHQPDIASRPLDAAFSAMPWRRDAKGEAAWRRGQTGYPLVDAGMRQLWHEGTIHNRVRMVVASFLIKHLGIDWRHGEEWLWDTLVDADPASNPANWQWVAGCGADAAPYVRVFNPTLQGERFDGCGAYVRQWVPELAGVPDQWLHKPWAAPAAVLEKAGVVLGQSYPRPIVDHDAARRRALEAYEHVRAERTGIKRTASGSP
- a CDS encoding Transcriptional regulator, LysR family; this encodes MDWDHARVFLAVARSGQILGAARRLGLDHATVSRRLAALEASLKTKLVERSTLGCVLTPAGEHFLTVAERVEHEMADVQAALANADLALAGAVRVGAPDGFGTYFLAERFGPFIARHPDLVIQLVPLPRTFSLSKREADIAVTLERPEKGRLVSRSLTDYGLSVYAARSYLDNAPPLATREDLVAHTLITYVDDLMFSRALDYSADLAAATSRRFECASVTGQMEAVRAGVGIGVLHDYAARRYPELVRVLPDVSFSRSYWLVMHAEGQKLRRVAAVADFIAAEVKANRRLFA
- a CDS encoding hypothetical protein (Evidence 5 : Unknown function) — protein: MPRRCACRPTMNTAMASPFSPVTATRPGISRPRSMSAWSASTCRSRCRSPITPSAAGNARASAISTSTARIRCVSTPRPRRSPRAGRPASRKARNSPSPPWGEGILPLIPGQPQGPSREPRLLSAIDKVVKFLDPLPGGGGGPGGGGGAGGGGGVGILWGGSPGRGSMTAIIVHETLIAMMASGPRFSRAPG
- the bauC gene encoding putative 3-oxopropanoate dehydrogenase (Evidence 3 : Putative function from multiple computational evidences); the encoded protein is MRMIGHFIGGKNVAGTSGRTADVYEPMTGEVQAKVALASKAELRAAVENAKAAQPAWGATNPQRRARVMMKFLELAQAEYDSLAELLAREHGKTIPDAKGDIQRGLEVVEFACGIPHLMKGEYTEGAGPSIDIYSLRQPLGVVAGITPFNFPAMIPMWKFAPAIACGNAFILKPSERVPGVPMRLAELMIEAGLPAGILNVVNGDKEAVDAILDDPDVKAVGFVGSSSIAEYIYQRAAATGKRAQCFGGAKNHAIIMPDADMDQTVDALIGAGYGSAGERCMAISVAVPVGKATADRLMEKLIPRVEALKIGPSTDLSADYGPLVTREALERVKNYVEIGIKEGATLAVDGRGFKMQGYENGFYMGGCLFDDVTEDMRIYKEEIFGPVLSVVRAKDYAEALRLPSDHEYGNGVAIFTRDGDAARDFAAKVNVGMVGINVPIPVPIAYYTFGGWKRSGFGDLNQHGPDSVRFYTKTKTVTSRWPSGVKEGAEFSIPTMG